The Streptococcus sanguinis genome contains the following window.
CTTTTTCTACAGTCTTTTTCCAAGCTTACTGAATCAAATTTTCAAAAGTCTGGGTAGTCAGGTAGACGTCTTTAAGTTCAATCCGCTTTACTATGCTTTCATTATTTATAGCCTGATGACAACAGGGAGTTTGTCGGAAATACTGCGCTCTGCCATTTTGACAGTGGATAAAGGGCAGTTGGAGGCGGCTCAAGCGATTGGTTTAACGAATTTTCAAGCCTATCGGAGAATTGTTTTTCCTCAGGCATTGCGCTCTGCCTTGCCTAATCTGGCCAATCTGGTTATCAATCTAGTCAAGGGAACCTCGCTGGTGTTTGTCATGACTGTCAAGGATATCACAGCCTTGGCTAAGATAGAGGCCTCCCATTCTTACCAGTATTCAGAGTCTTACCTGGTGATTTTTGTTATTTATCTCATTATTTGTGGCTTGATTCAGTGGATTTTTAGGAGCTTGGAAAAGCGCTACGCTCTTGCTTAGGAAGGAAAGATTATGTTAGAAGTAAAACATATCTCCAAACGATTTGGAGAGCACCAGGTGCTGGCAGATGTCAGTCTCAAGGTCAATCAAGGCGATGTTGTGGTTATTCTGGGACCCTCAGGCTCTGGGAAAACAACATTTCTGCGCTGTCTGAATCACTTAGAAAAAGCGGATAGCGGCCAGCTGACTTTGTCTGGTAAGGACTATGATTTGGC
Protein-coding sequences here:
- a CDS encoding amino acid ABC transporter permease; the encoded protein is MDLNYIVNTFLVTLKGIPVTLIIMVVAILLSFIPALLLALGQIYKVRGVRTFSVVYLAFIRATPPILLILFFYSLFPSLLNQIFKSLGSQVDVFKFNPLYYAFIIYSLMTTGSLSEILRSAILTVDKGQLEAAQAIGLTNFQAYRRIVFPQALRSALPNLANLVINLVKGTSLVFVMTVKDITALAKIEASHSYQYSESYLVIFVIYLIICGLIQWIFRSLEKRYALA